From a single Lolium rigidum isolate FL_2022 chromosome 7, APGP_CSIRO_Lrig_0.1, whole genome shotgun sequence genomic region:
- the LOC124674948 gene encoding uncharacterized protein LOC124674948, producing the protein MVILCAAHPAPSVHSEFLSGWLSLNSSRMPYGLNSTGRKLGKLNRHRRTISLAKSSSLQDSAASVKPSRLLPTVEPKTFPNSVPEEILSKVRLEESDAFYILELSTSRELSSSLLDKNDAILVCLIDADGDSLLQRVPAIYGDQPAHGTNALQSLPFQSGSVDIITFKGPKLQTVKEIWIGLESGSWRLNGLSLKVIHGALNTPTDVEGTLGFSGLQYTFDKLNALLGEDGASVAEARPIAVTDLSGISISDLQEGQLSSARTVESIMEMKEDGLREYADLKQSLLLYDISIVITGFSAFTLASNDGAAYSFLVGGIGGFLYLLLLQRSVDGLPAISSPSEASSSEPSLNFSGIRRPWLILSILMVAGAVALKYGAGGDSFELTPTELFVGAAGFLANKVAVLLAAFKPLQSNLESEDGSVD; encoded by the exons ATGGTGATCCTTTGTGCTGCCCACCCTGCTCCTTCGGTTCATTCTGAATTTTTATCTGGGTGGTTATCGCTGAACAGTTCCAGAATGCCTTACGGTCTGAACTCAACCGGAAGGAAACTCGGAAAGCTAAACAGACATCGGCGGACGATCAGTCTGGCAAAAAGTTCTTCATTACAAG ATTCAGCGGCCTCTGTAAAGCCATCTCGTCTTCTGCCAACAGTTGAACCAAAAACATTCCCCAATAGTGTCCCTGAGGAGATACTGTCAAAAGTCAGATTAGAAGAATCTGATGCCTTTTAtatactagagcttagcaccagtAGAGAACTTAGCTCCTCTTTGTTAGATAAGAACGACGCGATCTTAGTCTGCTTAATTGATGCTGACGGTGACTCCTTGTTACAAAGAGTACCAGCGATCTACGGAGACCAACCTGCACATGGCACCAACGCACTACAATCTCTTCCCTTTCAAAGTGGCTCAGTTGATATCATCACCTTTAAAGGTCCCAAATTGCAGACAGTCAAAGAAATCTGGATCGGCCTTGAATCAG GTTCATGGAGATTAAATGGTTTAAGTTTGAAAGTGATCCATGGAGCACTGAATACTCCTACAGATGTTGAGGGAACACTTGGGTTCAGCGGTTTGCAGTACACGTTCGACAAACTCAATGCGCTGCTTGGTGAGGATGGAGCTTCAGTAGCGGAAGCAAGGCCTATTGCTGTCACTGACCTGTCAGGAATTAGCATTTCTGATCTTCAAGAGGGACAGTTATCCTCAGCAAGGACAGTTGAAAGCATCATGGAAATGAAGGAGGATGGATTGAGAGAGTATGCTGACCTTAAGCAATCCTTGCTGCTCTACGACATATCTATTGTTATCACAGGTTTCTCCGCCTTCACTCTGGCTTCGAATGATGGAGCGGCCTACTCGTTCCTTGTCGGTGGTATTGGAGGATTCCTGTATCTATTGCTGCTCCAAAGATCTGTCGATGGGTTGCCGGCAATTAGTTCCCCTTCAGAAGCGAGCAGTTCAGAGCCATCTCTGAATTTCAGCGGCATAAGAAGGCCATGGTTGATATTGTCGATTTTGATGGTTGCTGGGGCTGTTGCACTGAAGTACGGTGCTGGTGGTGACAGCTTCGAGCTGACTCCGACTGAGCTCTTTGTTGGCGCCGCAGGGTTCCTGGCGAACAAGGTTGCTGTTCTTCTGGCAGCATTCAAACCCTTGCAAAGCAATTTGGAGAGTGAAGATGGATCTGTGGACTGA
- the LOC124676769 gene encoding LEAF RUST 10 DISEASE-RESISTANCE LOCUS RECEPTOR-LIKE PROTEIN KINASE-like 2.4 codes for MTKGGRAYSLTCYTRFEVVPFYMPPNTTRILVVPPETASPSSSPAPDSSSTSAAKRSKLRRIVALSVSIVAALVLVMACVIISIKIRISGRIPFQSMIGKQYNKPVDKIEELLGNYGSMAPKRYKFSYLKKITKTFAEKLGEGGYGMVYKGTLSDGHPVAVKFLHDMIGNGEEFVNEVISIRRTSHVNVVTLLGFCLEGPKRALVYDYMPNGSLDRFIYADNSKETLGWDKLYEIAAGIARGLEYLHRGCNTRIIHFDVKPQNILLDQDFVPKIADFGLAKLCNPKESYLLSMTGLRGTVGFIAPEVFSRRFGTVSTKSDVYSFGMVLLEMVGGRRNLRASVERESEVYFPDWVHDHLAQFGSLHSLDLGSGETEETAKKMASIGLWCIQIWPASRPTMSKVIEMFDKSADQVGIPPKQFLYSHISDDSGEQQNETSSYEERN; via the exons AT GACGAAAGGGGGCCGCGCCTACTCGCTGACATGCTACACCAGGTTTGAGGTGGTGCCGTTCTACATGCCCCCAAACACGACGAGGATTCTCGTGGTGCCGCCGGAGacggcgtcgccgtcgtcgtcccccGCGCCAGATTCTTCTTCCACATCAG CTGCCAAGCGTAGCAAATTGCGCAGAATCGTGGCATTATCAG TTTCAATTGTTGCAGCCCTTGTTTTGGTCATGGCCTGCGTCATTATTTCTATAAAGATTCGAATAAGTGGAAGAATCCCATTCCAATCAATGATAGGAAAGCAGTACAACAAACCTGTGGACAAAATCGAAGAATTATTGGGAAACTACGGTTCAATGGCCCCCAAGAGATACAAATTCTCATATCTGAAGAAAATAACCAAAACTTTTGCTGAGAAGCTAGGAGAAGGCGGCTATGGCATGGTATACAAGGGCACCCTATCTGATGGCCACCCTGTTGCTGTCAAGTTCCTTCATGATATGATTGGGAACGGTGAAGAGTTTGTAAACGAGGTCATCAGCATCAGGAGGACCTCCCATGTGAATGTTGTCACTCTGCTCGGTTTCTGTTTGGAGGGACCAAAGAGAGCTCTCGTATATGATTACATGCCTAATGGGTCACTGGACAGGTTCATCTACGCCGATAACTCGAAAGAAACCCTTGGCTGGGACAAACTATATGAGATCGCAGCAGGCATCGCGAGAGGTTTGGAGTATCTTCACCGTGGATGCAACACCAGGATCATACATTTCGAtgtcaagccccaaaacatcctcCTTGACCAGGACTTCGTCCCGAAGATCGCCGATTTCGGACTGGCGAAGTTGTGCAATCCCAAGGAGAGCTATCTATTGTCGATGACTGGCTTGCGGGGGACAGTCGGGTTCATTGCGCCAGAAGTATTCTCAAGGCGATTCGGGACCGTTTCGACAAAATCAGATGTATACAGCTTCGGCATGGTGCTCCTGGAGATGGTCGGAGGAAGGAGGAACTTGAGAGCAAGCGTGGAGAGGGAAAGTGAGGTGTATTTCCCGGACTGGGTTCACGACCATCTCGCACAATTTGGGAGTTTGCACTCGCTTGACTTGGGATCAGGTGAAACTGAAGAGACTGCAAAGAAGATGGCCTCTATTGGGTTGTGGTGCATACAGATATGGCCAGCATCTCGCCCAACGATGAGCAAGGTTATAGAAATGTTTGACAAAAGTGCTGATCAGGTCGGAATACCGCCAAAACAGTTCCTCTATTCACATATATC GGATGACTCAGGTGAACAACAAAACGAGACAAGTTCCTATGAAGAACGGAACTAG